Within Terriglobales bacterium, the genomic segment CGGAGACGCGGGCGCTCACGGGGGTGATGTGGCCGTCGATCTGGGCGTCGTCGGTGGACTCGCGCGCCGCGTAGTAGCGCCAGGCCGCGACCGCGGCCACCAGGGCCAGCACCACCACCGCCAGCAGCACCCAGCGCGCGCCGGGGTGCTCGCGCAGGTAAGAGACGCGCTCGGGCAGCGCCAGCTCCGGGACCTCCTCGGTCCAGGTCTCGCGCCCCGGTTCCGCCGGCTTGGCTTCCAGTTTGGGTTCGCGCTCCACGCTCGTCCTATCCTGCGTCATTTCTTCTCTTCCAGGTAGTTCCGGGTCTCTTTCTCGGCCACTCCCAGGGCGTGCGCCATGACCAGCTTGGCGACGTTGTGGGCGTTGAGGCTGGCGATGTAATTCTCGTCGGCCTGGGCCACGGCCTGCTGCGCCTGCACCACCTCCACGTTGTCGGTGACGCCGGCGGCGAAGCGGTCCTGCGACTGCTGCAACTGCTGGCGGGCCAGTTCCACCGCCTGTTGCGCCACCTCGACGCGTTGGGCGGCGGTACGCAGATCGAGGAAGGCATTGCGCACCTCCAGCTCGATGGCCCCGCGCAGGTCGGCCAGCTCATCCTGACGGCGGCGCAGAGTGGCGTCGGCACGCAGGGTATCGCCGTGCACCTTGCCCCCCTGGAAGAGGGGGATGCGCACCCCGGCTCCGATGGTGAAGGTGCTGCGGGCGTTGCCGGGATTGTTGCCGATCAGACCGTAGTCGCCGGCCAGGCCGAAGGAAGGCAGGGCCTCGCCCTGTGCCGCCTTCTTCTCCCACTCGGCGGCGCGCACCCGCGCCAGGCCGGCCTGGTAGTCGGCGCGGTTGCGGTAGGCGACCTCCAGGGCGTGCTCCAGGGTCAGCTCCTGCAGGGGCTCGTAGGGGAGCTTGCTGCTGAGTTCGAACGGCTGGCCCAGGGGCAGGCCGATGACGCGCGCCAGCAGCAGCTTCTGCTTTTCGAAGTCGTTGCGGACGGAGAGCAGATCCTGCTGGCGGGCTTGCATCTCCACTTGGGCGCGCAGCACGTCCAGCCCGGGGACCACGCCGGCATGGCGCAGGTCCACGGCCTGGCGGTAGAGGCGCTGGGCGGTGGCGTACTGGGCCTCAGCCGACTGCACGCGCGCGGCCCCCGCCAGGGCCTGCAGGTACGACGCCCCCACCACCAGCACCACCAGCTCGCGCGCGTCCTGGAAGGTGAACTGGGCGGCGCGCAGGTTCTGGTTGGCGGCGCGGTAGCGGTTCACGCTCTCGAAGCCCACCGACTGCTCCAGGAAGGCGCGGGTGTCGAAGACGTCGAAGGGGGGCGTGACCGGGGAGACTCCCGCCGGGATGGGAATGCCGAAGGTGGACAGGTTGATCTGCTCGCGCGTGA encodes:
- a CDS encoding TolC family protein, which gives rise to MPRFMRVMHLGCCWLVLAAAAAAQLAPAPAGTSAPGAPSVPALPGTQDPFLGSVAEGQVTPGVLQLSVSDALDRGLRHNLGLLLAGHETESSRGARWRSLSELLPKLTTETSLTREQINLSTFGIPIPAGVSPVTPPFDVFDTRAFLEQSVGFESVNRYRAANQNLRAAQFTFQDARELVVLVVGASYLQALAGAARVQSAEAQYATAQRLYRQAVDLRHAGVVPGLDVLRAQVEMQARQQDLLSVRNDFEKQKLLLARVIGLPLGQPFELSSKLPYEPLQELTLEHALEVAYRNRADYQAGLARVRAAEWEKKAAQGEALPSFGLAGDYGLIGNNPGNARSTFTIGAGVRIPLFQGGKVHGDTLRADATLRRRQDELADLRGAIELEVRNAFLDLRTAAQRVEVAQQAVELARQQLQQSQDRFAAGVTDNVEVVQAQQAVAQADENYIASLNAHNVAKLVMAHALGVAEKETRNYLEEKK